The Magnolia sinica isolate HGM2019 chromosome 9, MsV1, whole genome shotgun sequence genome contains a region encoding:
- the LOC131256821 gene encoding glutamate receptor 2.1-like isoform X1: protein MNGQTHLHSTFIFFIIGFCTLRCCRELEAAQNTSHGVAATLNVGVILDLDTWVGKMSESCISMAVDDFYASHDNYTTRLALHTRNSQKDVVVAAAAAVDLLKNVQAHAIIGPQKSAAAEFVVDLGEKAHVPIISFSATSPSLSSTQTPYFVRTAQNDASHVKAIAAIIQAFGWRRAVLIYEDTDYGHGVIPYLTDALEEVNTQVPFRSIIPLSASDAQMLEELYKLKTMQTRVFVVHISSNLASRFFPMVSKAEMMREGYVWIITDGLTDLLDSLDSSVIDLMQGVLGVKPYVERTKELDDFTARWRKKFRRENPEIETFELSNFGLWAYDTVWALAMAAEQVGTVSSPFQELNNDKKTTDLATLGVSQVGSKLLDAILKIQFKGLSGEFQLVDGQSQSSAFQIVNVIGKGERSIGFWTPTYGISRTMNVDPLRTYSASMVDMRAIIWPGELASIPKGWVVPTSTATKMRIGVPVKDGFHEYVKVERDSQTNTTSVTGFFIDVFKAVVESLPYALSYDFIPFEGADGHMAGTYDDLIYQVYLQKYDAVIGDVTITANRSLYVDFTLPYVDSGVSMVAPFTNDRKMNAWIFLKPLSMGLWVTSGASFIFIGLVVWVLEHRINEDFRGPPSKQISTILWFSFSTLVFAHREKVVSNLSRGVMIIWLFVVLILTSSYTASLTSMLTVQRLKPTVTTVGELLKNGDNVGYQKNSFVYGLLKSWNFDDSRIRGYNTSEEYDEALSNGTSNGGVSAIFREVPYVNILAKYCNKYALVGPINKTGGFGFVFPKGSPLVSDISRAILNVTEGEKMVGIEKAWFGGDAACLHQVTTITSNSLSLHTFGGLFIITGVASVAVFIIFIAHFLYQNRDVLAAANPQMSIWKRLAKLAERFDQEDRSPSVSQDTETSHGQETNYGGDQSPASIHDIDVSPRESIFSNHTYESSIEEEGGPSTEELVIKTSEPSFKEFLNRNEDVAT from the exons CTGTAGACTTGTTGAAAAATGTACAAGCGCATGCGATCATAGGCCCACAAAAATCCGCAGCCGCTGAGTTTGTGGTGGATCTTGGAGAGAAAGCTCATGTGCCCATCATTTCTTTCTCGGCGACGAGCCCGTCCCTCTCTTCCACCCAAACTCCATACTTTGTCCGGACGGCACAAAATGATGCCTCTCATGTGAAAGCCATTGCAGCCATCATTCAAGCCTTTGGATGGCGGCGGGCCGTCCTCATCTACGAAGACACTGATTATGGACACGGCGTCATACCTTACCTTACTGATGCCTTGGAAGAGGTCAACACACAGGTCCCATTTAGGAGCATCATCCCTCTCTCGGCTTCTGATGCTCAGATGCTTGAAGAGCTATACAAGTTGAAGACAATGCAAACTAGAGTGTTTGTAGTGCACATTTCTTCGAATCTTGCATCTCGGTTCTTTCCAATGGTAAGCAAAGCAGAGATGATGAGAGAAGGGTATGTTTGGATTATAACAGATGGGCTAACGGATCTCTTGGACTCGCTGGACTCCTCCGTCATTGATTTGATGCAAGGTGTTTTGGGTGTGAAACCATACGTGGAAAGAACGAAGGAGCTCGATGATTTCACAGCTAGATGGAGGAAAAAGTTCCGTCGAGAGAATCCAGAGATTGAAACATTTGAGCTTAGTAATTTTGGGTTATGGGCATATGATACTGTTTGGGCACTAGCAATGGCAGCTGAGCAAGTTGGGACAGTTAGTTCTCCATTCCAAGAGCTGAATAATGATAAAAAAACGACAGATTTGGCTACTCTGGGAGTCTCTCAAGTGGGTTCAAAACTTCTCGATGCCATTTTGAAGATCCAATTTAAAGGATTGAGTGGTGAATTTCAACTGGTCGACGGGCAATCACAGTCGTCGGCCTTCCAAATAGTCAATGTGATTGGGAAAGGGGAGAGATCGATTGGATTTTGGACACCAACATATGGGATTTCCCGGACAATGAATGTAGATCCATTGAGAACATACTCAGCTTCCATGGTGGATATGCGGGCCATCATCTGGCCTGGAGAATTGGCATCTATACCAAAGGGTTGGGTAGTACCAACAAGTACTGCGACAAAAATGAGAATTGGCGTTCCGGTGAAGGACGGGTTCCATGAATACGTGAAGGTGGAACGAGATTCTCAAACAAATACGACGAGTGTCACCGGATTTTTCATTGATGTGTTCAAAGCTGTGGTAGAGTCGTTACCATATGCCCTCTCCTACGATTTCATTCCATTTGAAGGCGCTGACGGACATATGGCCGGGACTTATGATGATCTTATTTACCAAGTCTACCTTCAG AAATATGATGCGGTGATTGGGGACGTGACGATCACAGCCAACCGATCTTTGTACGTGGATTTCACATTGCCTTATGTGGATTCTGGAGTGTCGATGGTAGCACCATTCACAAATGACCGGAAGATGAACGCTTGGATTTTCTTAAAGCCTCTGAGTATGGGCCTTTGGGTGACGAGTGGGGCCTCTTTTATCTTCATTGGCCTTGTGGTCTGGGTCCTGGAACATCGGATAAATGAAGATTTCAGGGGCCCACCTTCCAAACAGATTAGCACGATCTTGTGGTTCTCCTTCTCAACCCTCGTCTTTGCACACA GGGAGAAAGTGGTCAGCAACCTGTCTCGTGGTGTGATGATCATATGGCTGTTTGTGGTGTTGATACTAACATCGAGTTACACTGCAAGCTTAACGTCTATGCTAACGGTTCAACGGCTCAAACCGACCGTTACAACGGTGGGGGAGCTCCTAAAGAACGGGGACAATGTGGGTTACCAAAAGAACTCCTTTGTGTATGGGCTGTTGAAGAGCTGGAATTTTGATGACTCCCGGATCAGGGGCTATAACACATCTGAAGAGTATGATGAGGCCCTTTCTAATGGAACCTCGAATGGTGGGGTCTCTGCTATTTTCCGTGAGGTCCCATACGTCAATATCCTGGCCAAGTACTGTAATAAGTATgccctggtggggcccataaataaGACCGGAGGATTTGGTTTT GTATTTCCGAAAGGTTCACCTTTAGTCTCCGACATTTCAAGAGCAATCTTGAATGTGACTGAAGGAGAGAAAATGGTGGGAATAGAGAAAGCTTGGTTTGGGGGCGACGCCGCTTGTCTACATCAAGTTACCACAATCACATCCAATAGCCTAAGCCTACACACGTTTGGAGGGCTATTCATAATCACAGGAGTCGCTTCGGTTGCCGTCTTCATCATATTCATTGCTCACTTTCTTTACCAGAACAGGGATGTTTTGGCTGCGGCCAATCCCCAGATGTCGATTTGGAAACGGCTTGCCAAGCTCGCAGAAAGGTTTGATCAAGAAGATAGATCACCTAGTGTGTCCCAGGATACTGAAACTAGCCATGGACAAGAAACTAATTATGGCGGCGATCAATCGCCGGCTTCTATACATGACATCGATGTTTCACCCAGAGAGTCCATCTTTTCCAACCACACATATGAAAGCTCCATTGAGGAAGAGGGTGGGCCATCAACTGAAGAGCTTGTTATCAAAACAAGTGAGCCATCCTTTAAAGAGTTCCTCAATAGAAATGAAGATGTGGCAACCTAG
- the LOC131256821 gene encoding glutamate receptor 2.1-like isoform X2 encodes MNGQTHLHSTFIFFIIGFCTLRCCRELEAAQNTSHGVAATLNVGVILDLDTWVGKMSESCISMAVDDFYASHDNYTTRLALHTRNSQKDVVVAAAAAVDLLKNVQAHAIIGPQKSAAAEFVVDLGEKAHVPIISFSATSPSLSSTQTPYFVRTAQNDASHVKAIAAIIQAFGWRRAVLIYEDTDYGHGVIPYLTDALEEVNTQVPFRSIIPLSASDAQMLEELYKLKTMQTRVFVVHISSNLASRFFPMVSKAEMMREGYVWIITDGLTDLLDSLDSSVIDLMQGVLGVKPYVERTKELDDFTARWRKKFRRENPEIETFELSNFGLWAYDTVWALAMAAEQVGTVSSPFQELNNDKKTTDLATLGVSQVGSKLLDAILKIQFKGLSGEFQLVDGQSQSSAFQIVNVIGKGERSIGFWTPTYGISRTMNVDPLRTYSASMVDMRAIIWPGELASIPKGWVVPTSTATKMRIGVPVKDGFHEYVKVERDSQTNTTSVTGFFIDVFKAVVESLPYALSYDFIPFEGADGHMAGTYDDLIYQVYLQKYDAVIGDVTITANRSLYVDFTLPYVDSGVSMVAPFTNDRKMNAWIFLKPLSMGLWVTSGASFIFIGLVVWVLEHRINEDFRGPPSKQISTILWFSFSTLVFAHSCKVVSNLSRGVMIIWLFVVLILTSSYTASLTSMLTVQRLKPTVTTVGELLKNGDNVGYQKNSFVYGLLKSWNFDDSRIRGYNTSEEYDEALSNGTSNGGVSAIFREVPYVNILAKYCNKYALVGPINKTGGFGFVFPKGSPLVSDISRAILNVTEGEKMVGIEKAWFGGDAACLHQVTTITSNSLSLHTFGGLFIITGVASVAVFIIFIAHFLYQNRDVLAAANPQMSIWKRLAKLAERFDQEDRSPSVSQDTETSHGQETNYGGDQSPASIHDIDVSPRESIFSNHTYESSIEEEGGPSTEELVIKTSEPSFKEFLNRNEDVAT; translated from the exons CTGTAGACTTGTTGAAAAATGTACAAGCGCATGCGATCATAGGCCCACAAAAATCCGCAGCCGCTGAGTTTGTGGTGGATCTTGGAGAGAAAGCTCATGTGCCCATCATTTCTTTCTCGGCGACGAGCCCGTCCCTCTCTTCCACCCAAACTCCATACTTTGTCCGGACGGCACAAAATGATGCCTCTCATGTGAAAGCCATTGCAGCCATCATTCAAGCCTTTGGATGGCGGCGGGCCGTCCTCATCTACGAAGACACTGATTATGGACACGGCGTCATACCTTACCTTACTGATGCCTTGGAAGAGGTCAACACACAGGTCCCATTTAGGAGCATCATCCCTCTCTCGGCTTCTGATGCTCAGATGCTTGAAGAGCTATACAAGTTGAAGACAATGCAAACTAGAGTGTTTGTAGTGCACATTTCTTCGAATCTTGCATCTCGGTTCTTTCCAATGGTAAGCAAAGCAGAGATGATGAGAGAAGGGTATGTTTGGATTATAACAGATGGGCTAACGGATCTCTTGGACTCGCTGGACTCCTCCGTCATTGATTTGATGCAAGGTGTTTTGGGTGTGAAACCATACGTGGAAAGAACGAAGGAGCTCGATGATTTCACAGCTAGATGGAGGAAAAAGTTCCGTCGAGAGAATCCAGAGATTGAAACATTTGAGCTTAGTAATTTTGGGTTATGGGCATATGATACTGTTTGGGCACTAGCAATGGCAGCTGAGCAAGTTGGGACAGTTAGTTCTCCATTCCAAGAGCTGAATAATGATAAAAAAACGACAGATTTGGCTACTCTGGGAGTCTCTCAAGTGGGTTCAAAACTTCTCGATGCCATTTTGAAGATCCAATTTAAAGGATTGAGTGGTGAATTTCAACTGGTCGACGGGCAATCACAGTCGTCGGCCTTCCAAATAGTCAATGTGATTGGGAAAGGGGAGAGATCGATTGGATTTTGGACACCAACATATGGGATTTCCCGGACAATGAATGTAGATCCATTGAGAACATACTCAGCTTCCATGGTGGATATGCGGGCCATCATCTGGCCTGGAGAATTGGCATCTATACCAAAGGGTTGGGTAGTACCAACAAGTACTGCGACAAAAATGAGAATTGGCGTTCCGGTGAAGGACGGGTTCCATGAATACGTGAAGGTGGAACGAGATTCTCAAACAAATACGACGAGTGTCACCGGATTTTTCATTGATGTGTTCAAAGCTGTGGTAGAGTCGTTACCATATGCCCTCTCCTACGATTTCATTCCATTTGAAGGCGCTGACGGACATATGGCCGGGACTTATGATGATCTTATTTACCAAGTCTACCTTCAG AAATATGATGCGGTGATTGGGGACGTGACGATCACAGCCAACCGATCTTTGTACGTGGATTTCACATTGCCTTATGTGGATTCTGGAGTGTCGATGGTAGCACCATTCACAAATGACCGGAAGATGAACGCTTGGATTTTCTTAAAGCCTCTGAGTATGGGCCTTTGGGTGACGAGTGGGGCCTCTTTTATCTTCATTGGCCTTGTGGTCTGGGTCCTGGAACATCGGATAAATGAAGATTTCAGGGGCCCACCTTCCAAACAGATTAGCACGATCTTGTGGTTCTCCTTCTCAACCCTCGTCTTTGCACACAGCTGC AAAGTGGTCAGCAACCTGTCTCGTGGTGTGATGATCATATGGCTGTTTGTGGTGTTGATACTAACATCGAGTTACACTGCAAGCTTAACGTCTATGCTAACGGTTCAACGGCTCAAACCGACCGTTACAACGGTGGGGGAGCTCCTAAAGAACGGGGACAATGTGGGTTACCAAAAGAACTCCTTTGTGTATGGGCTGTTGAAGAGCTGGAATTTTGATGACTCCCGGATCAGGGGCTATAACACATCTGAAGAGTATGATGAGGCCCTTTCTAATGGAACCTCGAATGGTGGGGTCTCTGCTATTTTCCGTGAGGTCCCATACGTCAATATCCTGGCCAAGTACTGTAATAAGTATgccctggtggggcccataaataaGACCGGAGGATTTGGTTTT GTATTTCCGAAAGGTTCACCTTTAGTCTCCGACATTTCAAGAGCAATCTTGAATGTGACTGAAGGAGAGAAAATGGTGGGAATAGAGAAAGCTTGGTTTGGGGGCGACGCCGCTTGTCTACATCAAGTTACCACAATCACATCCAATAGCCTAAGCCTACACACGTTTGGAGGGCTATTCATAATCACAGGAGTCGCTTCGGTTGCCGTCTTCATCATATTCATTGCTCACTTTCTTTACCAGAACAGGGATGTTTTGGCTGCGGCCAATCCCCAGATGTCGATTTGGAAACGGCTTGCCAAGCTCGCAGAAAGGTTTGATCAAGAAGATAGATCACCTAGTGTGTCCCAGGATACTGAAACTAGCCATGGACAAGAAACTAATTATGGCGGCGATCAATCGCCGGCTTCTATACATGACATCGATGTTTCACCCAGAGAGTCCATCTTTTCCAACCACACATATGAAAGCTCCATTGAGGAAGAGGGTGGGCCATCAACTGAAGAGCTTGTTATCAAAACAAGTGAGCCATCCTTTAAAGAGTTCCTCAATAGAAATGAAGATGTGGCAACCTAG